A genomic segment from Nonomuraea helvata encodes:
- a CDS encoding CYTH domain-containing protein: protein MALEIERKFRVAAGWEVPGGARGDAIRQAYLSPAGAPTEFRVRQRGDTYLMTVKAGKRSSPAHVAVREEIEFEITEDVFLSLWNLAAGDCLSKTRWSIPWEGHEITVDVYDGVLEGVRVAEVEFDDLASAEDFRPPEWLGEEVTGQPEWGNRALARRSREHAERAR, encoded by the coding sequence GTGGCTCTGGAGATCGAGCGTAAGTTCAGGGTGGCGGCCGGCTGGGAGGTCCCAGGTGGCGCGCGGGGCGACGCGATCCGGCAGGCGTACCTGTCGCCCGCCGGCGCGCCGACCGAGTTCCGGGTCAGGCAGCGCGGCGACACGTACCTCATGACGGTCAAGGCGGGCAAGCGGTCGTCTCCCGCGCACGTCGCGGTCCGCGAGGAGATCGAGTTCGAGATCACCGAGGACGTGTTCCTGTCGCTGTGGAACCTGGCGGCGGGCGACTGCCTGAGCAAGACCCGGTGGTCGATCCCGTGGGAGGGGCACGAGATCACCGTGGACGTCTACGACGGGGTGCTCGAAGGGGTGCGCGTGGCGGAGGTGGAATTCGACGACCTCGCCTCGGCGGAGGACTTCCGCCCGCCGGAGTGGCTCGGCGAGGAGGTCACCGGGCAGCCGGAGTGGGGCAACCGCGCCCTGGCCCGGCGCTCCCGCGAGCATGCGGAGCGGGCCCGTTGA
- a CDS encoding ribose-phosphate pyrophosphokinase, which produces MRVHDITVFSGSAHPELALEICDHLGVPLRPSRLSRFANDCLEVQLQANCRERDVFIIQPLVPPVQEHLVELLLMLDAARGASAARITVVMPHFAYARSDKKDAPRISLGGRLVADLLVAAGADRVLCVTLHSPQVHGFFSVPVDHLHALRELAGYFTRYDMSNTVVVSPDLGNAKEAAALARRLGTTVAAAAKQRFGGDRVSISALIGDVAGRDVIVLDDEIASGGTVAELVQHLHKCKVGAIRVACTHGLFSEGALKRLSELPGVEEIVCTNTVPIPSDKKVSRLRVLSIAPALAEAIRRIHEGESISSMFT; this is translated from the coding sequence TTGCGTGTCCATGACATCACCGTGTTCAGCGGCAGCGCCCATCCGGAACTGGCACTGGAGATCTGCGATCACCTGGGGGTCCCGCTGCGTCCCTCGCGCCTGTCCCGCTTCGCAAATGACTGCCTGGAAGTGCAGTTGCAGGCCAACTGCCGGGAGCGGGACGTCTTCATCATCCAGCCGCTCGTCCCTCCCGTGCAGGAGCACCTCGTCGAGCTGCTTCTCATGCTGGACGCCGCGCGCGGCGCGTCGGCGGCGCGGATCACCGTGGTGATGCCCCACTTCGCGTACGCGCGCTCCGACAAGAAGGACGCTCCGCGGATCTCGCTCGGCGGCAGGCTCGTCGCGGACCTGCTGGTGGCCGCGGGGGCCGACCGGGTGCTCTGCGTCACGCTCCACTCCCCCCAGGTGCACGGGTTCTTCAGCGTCCCCGTGGATCACCTGCACGCCCTGCGGGAGCTGGCCGGTTACTTCACGCGATACGACATGAGCAACACCGTGGTCGTCTCTCCCGACCTGGGGAACGCCAAGGAGGCCGCGGCGCTGGCCCGGCGCTTGGGGACGACCGTGGCGGCCGCCGCCAAGCAGCGGTTCGGCGGCGACCGGGTGAGCATCAGCGCCCTCATCGGCGACGTGGCGGGCCGGGACGTCATCGTTCTCGACGACGAGATCGCCAGCGGCGGCACGGTGGCCGAGCTGGTGCAGCACCTGCACAAGTGCAAAGTAGGCGCCATCCGCGTCGCGTGCACGCACGGCCTGTTCAGCGAGGGGGCGCTCAAGCGGCTCAGCGAGCTGCCCGGGGTGGAGGAGATCGTCTGCACCAACACCGTGCCCATCCCGTCGGACAAGAAGGTGTCCCGGCTCCGGGTCCTGTCCATCGCGCCCGCGCTCGCGGAGGCCATCCGGCGCATTCACGAGGGCGAGTCGATCAGCTCCATGTTCACGTAG
- a CDS encoding isocitrate lyase/phosphoenolpyruvate mutase family protein produces MTGAERVPPTATRRLRELFEGPRIIRAIGAHDALGARLGERTGFDAIWSSGLEISASHGVPDADILTMGELLNAARWIADAVRIPVIADCDTGYGNASNVVYMTRRYEAAGIAAVCIEDKPFPKLNSFIPGRQRLVPISEFTGKIRAATDARSDPDFMVIARVEAMVAGLGLEEATRRAHAYADAGADAVLVHAKGASPQPALDFLAAWDRPTPVVVVPTTYYRVSAAELEAAGASMVIYANHGLRAGVRAVTDAFSEIRRTGSTESIEDKIAPLSTIFDLQGVSHLRQHEDSYMRTGGDVHAVVAVIDGLTPAPPSHDRRALAESQVRNLRLGGAQQVSLVLGPGAGLATEAEARVLAWDETWSTELDAVLRACSDDDQVVLVAAADTLYDPELVRRLAAHPGDIVLAVHTPRPGESGLDPALLPVAFGPPEQDGFDMTSAERVVALGSPAAESGSAFIGLVRFTRKGLDVLRDVHARMPFARTMADALAAAAAEGNHVSGMEFTCGWSRLSASGAPTLATR; encoded by the coding sequence GTGACAGGCGCCGAGCGCGTGCCGCCGACTGCGACGCGGAGGTTGCGTGAGCTGTTCGAAGGGCCGCGCATCATCCGGGCGATCGGCGCGCACGACGCCCTCGGCGCGCGTCTGGGGGAACGCACCGGTTTTGACGCCATCTGGTCCAGCGGTCTGGAGATCTCCGCCTCGCACGGCGTTCCCGACGCGGACATCCTGACGATGGGCGAGTTACTGAACGCCGCACGGTGGATCGCCGACGCCGTCCGCATCCCGGTCATCGCCGACTGCGACACCGGGTACGGGAACGCGTCGAACGTCGTCTACATGACCCGTCGCTACGAGGCCGCGGGCATCGCCGCGGTGTGTATCGAGGACAAGCCGTTCCCCAAGCTGAACAGTTTCATCCCCGGCCGCCAGCGGCTGGTGCCCATCTCGGAGTTCACCGGCAAGATCCGGGCCGCGACCGACGCCAGGAGCGATCCGGACTTCATGGTCATCGCCCGCGTCGAGGCGATGGTGGCCGGGCTGGGGCTGGAGGAGGCCACCCGGCGGGCGCACGCCTACGCCGACGCGGGCGCCGACGCCGTCCTCGTCCACGCCAAGGGCGCCTCGCCGCAGCCGGCGCTCGACTTCCTGGCCGCTTGGGACCGGCCCACGCCGGTGGTGGTCGTCCCCACCACCTACTATCGCGTCAGCGCGGCCGAGCTCGAGGCGGCCGGCGCCAGCATGGTCATCTATGCCAACCATGGCCTGCGCGCGGGCGTCAGGGCCGTCACCGACGCCTTCTCCGAGATCCGCCGCACCGGCAGCACGGAGTCGATCGAGGATAAGATCGCCCCGCTGAGCACCATCTTCGACCTGCAGGGGGTGAGCCATCTCCGGCAGCACGAAGACAGCTACATGCGCACGGGCGGCGACGTGCACGCGGTGGTGGCGGTCATCGACGGGCTGACCCCGGCCCCGCCGTCCCACGACCGCCGCGCGCTGGCCGAGAGCCAGGTGCGGAACCTGCGCCTGGGCGGAGCGCAGCAGGTCTCGCTGGTGCTCGGTCCTGGCGCCGGCCTGGCCACTGAGGCCGAGGCGCGCGTGCTCGCCTGGGACGAGACCTGGTCCACCGAGCTGGACGCGGTGCTCCGCGCCTGCTCGGACGACGACCAGGTGGTGCTCGTCGCCGCCGCCGACACCCTCTACGACCCGGAGCTCGTCCGGCGGCTGGCGGCCCATCCCGGGGACATCGTGCTGGCCGTGCACACGCCGAGGCCCGGCGAGTCCGGCCTGGACCCCGCCCTGTTGCCCGTCGCCTTCGGGCCGCCGGAGCAGGACGGGTTCGACATGACCAGCGCCGAGCGCGTGGTCGCTCTGGGTTCACCCGCAGCCGAGTCCGGGTCCGCTTTCATCGGCCTGGTGCGGTTCACGCGCAAGGGCCTGGACGTACTGCGCGACGTACACGCGCGAATGCCCTTTGCCCGCACCATGGCCGACGCGCTGGCAGCCGCCGCGGCTGAGGGGAACCATGTCAGCGGCATGGAGTTCACCTGCGGCTGGTCACGACTGTCCGCATCCGGCGCCCCGACGCTGGCCACCCGATGA
- the pyrE gene encoding orotate phosphoribosyltransferase: MPISTNDLLSGPGHAFFQTETERRDELAMDITAAAYLRGDFVLSSGARSTYYFDKYLFETKPTVMRRLAEFLGRRVPRDAMRLAGPELGAVALTAVVSLETGLPFVIVRRKPKSYATASAIEGELHPGEKVLLIEDVVSSGGEALAAVERLRAADAHVIGVLAVIDRQAGGSEAIAAAGLPFDALFRLSDFNLGGMR, from the coding sequence ATGCCTATCTCGACGAACGACCTGCTCAGCGGTCCCGGCCACGCGTTCTTCCAGACGGAGACCGAGCGACGCGACGAGCTCGCCATGGACATCACCGCCGCCGCCTACCTGCGCGGCGACTTCGTTCTCAGCTCGGGCGCGCGCAGCACGTACTACTTCGACAAATACCTCTTCGAAACCAAGCCGACCGTCATGCGGCGGCTGGCCGAGTTCCTCGGCCGCCGGGTGCCGCGGGACGCCATGCGGCTGGCCGGCCCGGAACTCGGCGCGGTCGCGCTGACCGCGGTGGTCTCGCTCGAGACCGGCCTGCCCTTCGTCATCGTCCGCAGGAAGCCGAAGAGCTACGCCACGGCCTCCGCCATCGAGGGCGAACTGCACCCAGGGGAGAAGGTGCTGCTCATCGAGGACGTGGTCAGCTCCGGCGGGGAGGCGCTGGCCGCCGTCGAACGGCTGCGCGCCGCCGACGCGCACGTCATCGGCGTGCTCGCGGTCATCGATCGCCAGGCGGGCGGCAGCGAGGCGATCGCCGCGGCCGGGCTGCCCTTCGACGCGCTCTTCCGGCTCTCCGATTTCAACCTGGGAGGAATGCGATGA
- a CDS encoding MFS transporter has product MSDTLSPEPHASHASDAVDAYGRKAIIASVSGYAMDGFDLLILSLSMAAITAEFHLSKAEAGSLTSLTLWGAVLGGVIFGVLADRLGRVRMLSWSILIFAVFTGLCALAQDFTLLSVFRFMAGLGLGGEFGIGMALAAEAWPARLRARATSWVGLGWQSGVFLAALVSPLVIEHWGWRGLFALGILPAVAAYLIRRKVGEPEKFKQRLERPRIPWSRQLRSLIADSTTRKATIGILILCSVQNFGYYGIMTWLPSYLSIRFGYSLTQSGLWTAVTVVGMACGIFAFGQFADRIGRRPVFWAYQLGAVVSVIVYSQLTGSTALLAGGAIMGFFVNGMLGGLGALMAETYGTEIRASAENVLFNIGRAVGGLAPVTIAYVSTSHGFPIAIAGLAALYVLDMVAMTLIPERKGGALT; this is encoded by the coding sequence ATGTCCGACACCCTGAGCCCCGAGCCCCACGCGTCACATGCCAGCGACGCCGTCGACGCCTACGGGCGCAAGGCCATCATCGCCTCGGTGTCCGGATATGCGATGGACGGCTTCGACCTGCTCATCCTGAGCCTGTCGATGGCCGCCATCACCGCCGAGTTCCACCTCTCCAAGGCCGAGGCGGGATCCCTGACCAGCCTCACGCTCTGGGGCGCCGTCCTGGGCGGCGTGATCTTCGGCGTCCTGGCCGACCGGCTGGGCCGGGTTCGCATGCTGAGCTGGTCCATCCTGATCTTCGCGGTCTTCACCGGGCTCTGCGCCCTGGCCCAGGACTTCACGCTGCTCTCCGTCTTCCGCTTCATGGCCGGGCTGGGGCTGGGAGGCGAGTTCGGCATCGGCATGGCGCTGGCCGCCGAGGCGTGGCCAGCCCGACTGCGGGCCAGGGCGACCTCCTGGGTGGGGCTCGGCTGGCAGTCAGGCGTGTTCCTGGCGGCCCTGGTGTCGCCGCTCGTCATCGAGCACTGGGGCTGGCGCGGGCTGTTCGCCCTGGGAATTCTCCCGGCGGTCGCGGCCTACCTCATCCGGCGCAAGGTGGGCGAGCCCGAGAAGTTCAAGCAGCGTCTTGAGCGGCCCAGGATCCCCTGGAGCCGGCAGCTGCGCAGCCTGATCGCCGACTCGACCACGCGCAAGGCCACCATCGGGATCCTGATCCTCTGCTCGGTGCAGAACTTCGGCTACTACGGCATCATGACCTGGCTGCCGAGTTACCTGTCGATCCGGTTCGGCTACAGCCTGACCCAGTCCGGCCTCTGGACGGCCGTCACGGTCGTCGGCATGGCCTGCGGCATCTTCGCCTTCGGCCAGTTCGCCGACCGGATCGGCCGTCGCCCGGTGTTCTGGGCGTACCAGCTGGGCGCGGTCGTGAGCGTGATCGTCTACAGCCAGCTCACCGGCTCGACGGCGTTGCTCGCCGGCGGCGCGATCATGGGCTTCTTCGTGAACGGCATGCTGGGCGGCCTCGGCGCGCTGATGGCGGAGACGTACGGCACCGAGATCCGCGCCTCCGCGGAGAACGTCCTGTTCAACATCGGCCGCGCCGTCGGCGGCCTCGCGCCCGTGACCATCGCCTACGTCTCGACCTCGCACGGCTTCCCGATCGCCATCGCCGGCCTGGCCGCCCTGTACGTCCTCGACATGGTCGCGATGACCCTGATCCCCGAACGCAAGGGCGGCGCCCTCACCTGA
- a CDS encoding Zn-dependent hydrolase — translation MSDTQTEPLATPAGSLADAARLSATIDGFSALTSEPHGITRLAYTPLERAAHDQFAKHMAGLGLRVRTDPAGNTIAEHPGQARDLGAVGTGSHLDSVPGAGRFDGIAGVAAAMEVARLVVEAGIAHQHPFRFVAFAAEEGARFGQACVGSRFAAGRMPERQLTERRDRDGVTLAQAMAGTGFDPALAAQTPWSADDWAAFVELHVEQGGVLEAAGVTIGVVDLVSGSTRLEFRVTGQASHSGATPMGQRADALAAAAEIVLLAESLALDPQHRGTRATVGRLEVRPGSITTIPGEIVLTLDVRDVDSDRQRGTVAEIVRRARSCCDRRRLRLSLELLGDTSPVVLPVWLRSIVAESCRAAGVPYRVLTSGASHDAQVINGLMPAAILFVPSRDGLSHVAEEWTSSADLATGTDVLLAALLRIDGELTRLAELGPGSPGPSGEPE, via the coding sequence TTGAGCGACACGCAGACCGAGCCCCTCGCCACGCCGGCCGGATCGCTCGCGGACGCCGCGCGCCTGTCCGCCACCATAGACGGCTTCTCGGCGCTCACCTCGGAACCGCACGGGATCACCCGGCTCGCCTACACCCCGTTGGAACGCGCCGCGCACGACCAGTTCGCCAAGCACATGGCCGGCCTGGGCCTGCGCGTACGGACGGACCCGGCGGGCAACACGATCGCCGAGCACCCCGGGCAGGCCCGCGACCTCGGAGCCGTGGGCACCGGCTCGCATCTGGACAGCGTGCCCGGGGCCGGACGCTTCGACGGCATCGCGGGCGTGGCGGCCGCCATGGAGGTGGCCCGGCTCGTCGTGGAGGCGGGCATCGCGCACCAGCATCCTTTTCGCTTCGTGGCGTTCGCGGCCGAGGAGGGCGCCCGGTTCGGCCAGGCCTGCGTCGGCAGCCGGTTCGCCGCAGGACGGATGCCGGAACGTCAGCTCACCGAGCGGCGGGACCGCGACGGCGTCACCCTCGCGCAGGCGATGGCCGGCACCGGGTTCGATCCCGCCCTGGCGGCTCAGACGCCCTGGTCCGCCGATGACTGGGCGGCCTTCGTCGAGCTGCACGTGGAGCAGGGCGGCGTGCTGGAGGCGGCGGGGGTGACGATCGGCGTGGTGGATCTGGTGTCCGGCAGCACGCGGCTGGAGTTCCGCGTCACCGGCCAGGCTTCGCACAGCGGCGCGACACCCATGGGGCAGCGCGCGGACGCGCTGGCCGCGGCCGCCGAGATCGTCCTGCTCGCCGAGTCGCTGGCACTGGATCCGCAACACCGGGGCACGCGGGCGACGGTCGGCCGGCTCGAGGTCCGCCCCGGGTCCATCACCACCATCCCCGGGGAGATCGTGCTCACGCTGGACGTGCGCGACGTCGACAGCGACCGCCAGCGCGGCACCGTCGCCGAGATCGTGCGGCGGGCTCGCTCGTGCTGCGACCGCAGGCGGCTGCGGCTGTCGCTGGAACTGCTCGGCGACACCTCCCCGGTGGTGCTGCCGGTCTGGCTGCGCTCCATCGTCGCCGAGTCCTGCCGGGCGGCCGGCGTCCCCTACCGGGTGCTGACCAGCGGCGCCAGCCACGACGCGCAGGTGATCAACGGCCTGATGCCCGCGGCAATTCTCTTCGTACCGAGCAGGGACGGCCTCAGCCACGTGGCCGAGGAGTGGACCAGTAGCGCCGACCTGGCCACCGGCACCGACGTCCTGCTGGCCGCCCTGTTGCGGATCGACGGGGAACTCACCCGGCTCGCCGAGCTGGGGCCCGGTTCCCCAGGACCATCAGGAGAACCCGAGTGA
- a CDS encoding helix-turn-helix domain-containing protein produces the protein MASSIPQPSSISPLRPAIDRTALKPSPAREPLWRQVLGECLRDLRQQRGEKLSETAGRAGVSPQYLSEMERGVKEPSSEMIAAVAGALDVTLVDLTLAVAESLRSAQPSGSRGAVCSAAYALAA, from the coding sequence ATGGCCTCCTCCATCCCGCAGCCATCTTCCATCTCGCCGCTACGTCCAGCGATCGATCGGACCGCCCTCAAGCCCTCTCCGGCTCGCGAGCCGCTGTGGCGGCAGGTGCTCGGTGAGTGTCTGAGGGACCTTCGTCAACAGCGGGGCGAGAAGTTGAGTGAGACGGCGGGTCGCGCCGGAGTCTCGCCGCAATATCTCTCCGAGATGGAACGAGGCGTCAAAGAGCCGTCGAGTGAAATGATCGCCGCGGTCGCCGGCGCGCTGGATGTGACCCTGGTCGATCTGACTCTTGCTGTCGCAGAGAGTTTGCGGTCTGCTCAGCCCAGCGGGTCGAGGGGTGCTGTCTGCTCGGCGGCGTATGCTCTGGCCGCGTAG
- a CDS encoding ABC transporter permease: MSTVTRELIGLHRRELMRDKRYFWFALLFPLVMMSIFLVLSTLMPKVEGAPDFTGVAIPMALFLAVTSTALIVTSGSLATMRSKGVLRLMGTTPAGRGRLLATHMAVRVVMVVVQAVGLLAIAAMVAGLEVSAIPALLGITLLGMAMFGGIGYLIGGRMNSPDAASNFSVLIQMLGLFLSGLAFPFQLMPEGVVKVLSLLPTSFFANLMLTQITGAKPYHPAWLSIVVMVATALAAAYAAVVTFKWDQGEGR, translated from the coding sequence ATGTCCACGGTCACTCGTGAACTGATCGGGCTGCACCGGCGCGAACTCATGCGCGACAAGCGTTACTTCTGGTTCGCACTGCTGTTCCCGCTCGTGATGATGAGCATCTTCCTGGTGCTGTCCACGCTGATGCCGAAGGTCGAAGGAGCCCCCGACTTCACCGGCGTCGCCATCCCGATGGCGCTGTTCCTGGCCGTCACCTCCACGGCCCTCATCGTCACGTCGGGATCGCTGGCCACCATGCGCTCCAAAGGGGTGCTGCGGCTGATGGGCACCACTCCGGCCGGCCGGGGCAGGCTGCTGGCCACGCACATGGCGGTGCGGGTGGTCATGGTCGTGGTCCAGGCGGTGGGGCTCCTGGCCATCGCCGCCATGGTCGCCGGCCTGGAGGTGTCGGCCATCCCGGCACTCCTCGGCATCACCCTGCTGGGAATGGCGATGTTCGGCGGCATCGGCTATCTGATCGGCGGCCGGATGAACTCCCCGGACGCCGCCTCCAACTTCTCGGTCCTCATCCAGATGCTGGGCTTGTTCCTGTCGGGACTGGCCTTCCCGTTCCAGCTCATGCCCGAGGGCGTGGTGAAGGTGCTCTCCTTGCTTCCCACCTCGTTCTTCGCGAATCTGATGCTGACCCAGATAACTGGCGCCAAGCCGTACCATCCGGCATGGTTGTCGATCGTCGTGATGGTCGCCACCGCGCTGGCGGCGGCGTACGCGGCGGTCGTCACCTTCAAGTGGGACCAAGGGGAAGGACGGTAA
- a CDS encoding dihydroorotate dehydrogenase, with translation MNDLRRLEIAIGQLRLTNPVMPASGCFGPELALVTPLDGLGAVVTKTVFHSVRSGNPAHRLAEVRGGMLNSIGIPSPGMAQFRAKTLPSYQQLGPPVIVSVGGLSPSDYWDVTTALADDELAAFEVNLSCPNLEQDGLAIGTSPRTVEKVTAGVRERAAGRPVIVKLTPNVSSIADIAKAAEAGGAQAVTVANTFVGMSIDRSTRRASLGNSLGGLSGSAIRPLVLRLVWESARAVNIPVIACGGASCAADVAEFLISGAAAVQIGTATFTRPSTMSEIVAELPLILDDLGARTVKDLIGSIFSS, from the coding sequence GTGAATGACTTGCGACGTCTTGAGATAGCTATCGGGCAACTCCGGCTGACGAATCCGGTCATGCCCGCGAGTGGCTGTTTCGGACCCGAGCTCGCTTTGGTGACGCCACTCGACGGGCTCGGCGCCGTGGTGACCAAGACCGTGTTCCATTCGGTGCGCTCGGGCAATCCGGCGCATCGGCTGGCCGAGGTGCGGGGCGGGATGCTGAACTCGATCGGCATTCCCAGTCCCGGCATGGCGCAGTTCCGGGCGAAGACCTTGCCGAGCTACCAGCAGCTGGGCCCACCGGTGATCGTCTCCGTCGGCGGGCTCTCGCCCAGCGACTACTGGGACGTGACCACCGCGCTGGCCGATGACGAGCTGGCGGCCTTCGAGGTCAACCTCTCCTGCCCCAATCTGGAGCAGGACGGGCTGGCGATCGGCACGTCGCCCCGCACGGTGGAGAAGGTGACGGCCGGCGTCCGTGAGCGGGCGGCGGGACGGCCCGTCATCGTCAAGCTGACGCCCAACGTCTCGTCCATCGCGGACATCGCCAAGGCCGCGGAGGCCGGCGGGGCACAGGCGGTGACGGTGGCCAACACCTTCGTCGGCATGAGCATCGACCGGAGCACCAGGCGCGCCTCCCTGGGCAACAGCCTGGGCGGGCTGTCCGGCTCGGCCATCCGGCCGCTCGTCCTGCGGCTGGTGTGGGAGAGCGCGCGGGCCGTGAACATCCCCGTCATCGCCTGCGGTGGTGCGAGCTGTGCCGCGGACGTCGCCGAGTTCCTGATCTCCGGCGCCGCCGCCGTGCAGATAGGCACGGCCACGTTCACCCGTCCGTCGACGATGTCCGAGATCGTCGCCGAGCTGCCGCTCATCCTCGATGACCTGGGAGCGCGCACGGTCAAAGACCTCATCGGCAGCATTTTCTCGTCCTAG
- a CDS encoding ClpP family protease: MTTYTIPNVIAQNPRGERIMDVYSHLLTERIVYLGTAIDAGVANALIAQLIFLESDNPDAEIQFYINCEGGDPSAMLAIYDTMRHIRPRVSTTCVGQAVAVGAVLLAAGAEGKRAALPHARVILHQPAAQGRGTIPDLILQADEVVRVRADIERILSRHTGQTIETLRADTDHDRVFTATAALEYGLLDQIIEEHS, translated from the coding sequence GTGACCACATATACGATACCGAACGTCATCGCGCAGAATCCCCGTGGCGAGCGGATCATGGATGTCTACTCGCACCTGCTCACCGAGCGAATCGTTTATCTGGGCACCGCGATCGACGCGGGCGTCGCCAACGCGCTCATCGCGCAGCTGATTTTTCTGGAGTCGGACAACCCCGATGCCGAAATACAGTTCTATATCAACTGCGAAGGCGGGGACCCGAGTGCGATGCTCGCGATATACGACACCATGCGCCATATCCGCCCGCGGGTTTCGACAACCTGCGTCGGACAAGCCGTCGCGGTCGGTGCCGTCCTTCTCGCCGCAGGTGCCGAGGGAAAACGTGCCGCTCTCCCCCACGCACGCGTGATCCTGCACCAACCAGCCGCTCAGGGGCGCGGAACGATCCCCGACCTCATCTTGCAGGCCGACGAGGTTGTACGAGTCCGGGCAGACATCGAGCGCATCCTGTCACGGCACACCGGCCAGACGATCGAGACCCTACGCGCCGACACCGATCACGATCGCGTGTTCACCGCGACCGCGGCCTTGGAGTACGGGCTCCTCGATCAGATCATCGAGGAGCACTCATAG
- a CDS encoding IclR family transcriptional regulator domain-containing protein yields the protein MSEVLRHVTAVRVRGYDICDQELDRDVWVAAAPVRDPRRRVVAALSLAVPTSRAGDGARRRLLIGLVRDVAGQITSSDDLSFHRYWSTAV from the coding sequence GTGTCCGAGGTCCTGCGGCACGTGACGGCCGTGCGCGTGCGCGGTTACGACATCTGCGACCAGGAGCTGGACCGGGACGTCTGGGTCGCCGCCGCTCCCGTCCGCGACCCCCGACGCCGCGTCGTGGCGGCCCTTTCGCTGGCCGTGCCGACCAGCCGGGCCGGTGACGGGGCCAGGCGCCGCCTGCTGATCGGCCTCGTCAGGGACGTGGCCGGCCAGATCACCTCCTCCGACGACCTTTCCTTCCACCGCTACTGGAGCACTGCAGTCTGA
- a CDS encoding transcriptional regulator — translation MAVHPRKDLDGVIHAPVRFSIVAALAVVDEVDFKTLAETIDVSDSAMSKHLSVLTEAGYIAPRKTFVGKFPRTYVSLTTAGRKAWERHVAALREIAGLTEP, via the coding sequence GTGGCGGTTCACCCTCGCAAGGACCTGGACGGCGTCATCCACGCGCCGGTGCGGTTCTCGATCGTCGCGGCGCTGGCGGTGGTCGACGAGGTCGACTTCAAGACACTGGCCGAGACGATCGACGTGTCGGACTCGGCCATGTCCAAGCACCTGTCGGTCCTCACCGAGGCCGGATACATCGCGCCGCGCAAGACCTTCGTCGGCAAGTTCCCCCGCACATACGTGTCGCTGACGACGGCCGGCCGCAAGGCGTGGGAGCGCCATGTGGCGGCGCTCAGGGAGATCGCCGGGCTGACGGAGCCGTAG